ggcgtcgtggccgCGGGGCcagcacacgctcgacTTTACCTCGGTCGActtgcgcgcgcacgcgcagccgctcgccgacatgctcggcgcgcccatggcgctgcagcgcctcgtgctcgaggactGCCACCTGACCgatgccggcgccgcggcgatccTCGATGCGTTGCtgaccgcgtcgagcgtgcgctcgctgaGCCTCGCCGGCAACGTGCACGTCCGCGCGCAGGGCTGGGACGCGCTGGgcgacctcgtcgcccaaggcacgctcgagcacctcgacgtgTCGGAAAACAGCCTGGCGAAAagcgcggtgcgtgcgctgttgggaggcggcgcacacaagctgcagacgctgcgTATGGAGCAGTGCGATCTGCGtcccgcgtcgctcgacattatcgcgcacgccgtgcaccagtcgccgctgcgccacctgtcgctgcgccgcaaccgcatcggcggccacggcgtcgaggtcctgGCCGCCGTACTGCGCGACGTCCCCGAggacgctgccgctgcgatcgaggcggccgagcatGCCTCGCCcctcgcgagcggcacggaGCTGTATCCCCCCcacggcgatgcgcccgtcgcgcgtgcgctgctcgaagGCACGCCGGTCGGCCTTTCcgatgcgcacgagcgcctccgTGCAGAGCTGATGCGCGGTGCGGCCGCCTTTCGGTcggtgctcgcgccgctgccaGTGTGCAGCGCGCTTTTGACGCTCGATCTCAAGTCCAACATGGTGCGCGGCAATgtggcgccgctcgccgcagccttgcggcgcaaccggacgctgcgtgtgctgAGCCTGAGCGACAATGAGCTGGACCCCCTTGGCCTGGCGCTcctggccgacgcgctgcgctacAACACCACactcgagacgctcgacgtgaGCCACAACCCCTGCTGCGCGGATAtggtcggcgtgctgcgcctgcgcgaggcgctcgcggtgcacccCAAGCTGAAGCGTGTCTTTTTGGCCAACACGCAGCTCACGCCCGAAggcgccgtggcgctcgccgagtgcCTGCCGGATGCGCGCCATctgctgcacctcgacctTGCCGGTAAtccgctgcgcctcgtcggcacgctcgcgctgcacacgGGCCTCACGGCGAACGCGTCGGTGCGGTGCCTGGACGTGTCGGTGGACACGtcggacgccgagcagctcgctgcggcgcagcgcatctaCGACGTGTGCCATGCCAATGCCGAGGCCgcacacgcgcgcgcgacgaccggcacggcgcggcaccAGGCGCACcaggcgctggagcgctcggtgctcgccgcggcgctgcacaaAATCCAACCCccgtcgacggcgcacATTGATGcgctggacgcggcgcgccacgcgctgcgcccggaGGCGGGTGAGAGCGAGCaggcgtcggcacgcgcggcactcgagcacgccgtggAGCACTGGCCCAGCGCCGACGAAAAGATCCTACGTACGTCCCTTGACTCACCCAGcggaggcgcaggcggttCTCCATCAGCTATGCGATACCAAAAATCCCCCTACTCTTTCGCTCGAGATGCCCAACACCTCGAGCGAACAGCCCAAGAGCCCgaccgcgcagcgcgccgaggggCTCTTGACGGAGGAAAGCAAGGTCTTCCGGCAGGCCAAGACCCTCGAGGTCAGCGACGAACACCACTCGCCTGTGcacacgtcgccgacgctcgacgacgaggacaagAGCGGCGACGAACTGCGCCAGGAGATCCTCGAAGCGACACGCACGGCCGTGAACTAAGTAGCGCGTGCATGTACCATATACCTGCATTAGTCGATCGACTTACCCTTGCTTGGCGACAATCCCGCGGTCGGGCACCAGCACCGTGTACCGCGCAACCCACTCgggctcgaggcgccgcgcgggcggcgcaagctgcggcgcaagctcgtcgagctcgtcggcagcgagcaTGGCTGGGTGAGCAGACAGAGAGGGACGTacgctgcgcgtcgtggTGCACGACAAacggcgcatcgtgcgccgcgcaccacTGGTACAGCTCCGCATCCGGCGCGCACTCGCGGtggtgcgcaccggcagAGACCAGCGCGGGGTATGCATAGACGGCGCGGTCGTccgccacgccgcgcacgtcgggTGCGACGGAGGAAAAGACGGCCTGGAGCGCAGGCAGCGCGAGATCCGCAATGCCGACACGCacaccgagcgcgccggccgcgttccacagccgccgcagcgcagcggcggtCGCTTCGTCCGGCACCTGCGcccgcgcatcgagctggtcggcgagcgcgggaAAGGCGAGCACGAGCATATCGACGTGTGCCACCTCGgtcagcgcacgcacgcgctcgagcgcatccgtGACGTACTGCGCATtgtacgccgcgccgtcggaagcaggcgcgccgaggaaaAAGAGCTTGACAAGCACCTGCGTCcggtcgtcggccgcgagcacgtcgcccgccgctgcgcgcaccgcctcgagcggcggcacctcgtcgccgctcgagacaaacggcagcgcgctcgtGTACACGAGATCGGCAAGCAGGCCCGCCtcggtcgtcggcgcgccggtcgcgagcgccgacgtATACAGCTtcacgcaccgcgcgctcaTTCGTGTGGAGGTACTGGCTAcggagcaggagcaggGTCGTCCGCCCGCTGGGTGGCGTGAAAGTGGTCCAGGAGCTCGCTCACCTTTTCCCGGACCGACTTGGGGATCGTGTCGGTAGGCACGCCCGCGTCGGGTGCTTTTGTGACGCGCTGTTTTTCCTTGTCGGCGGTTGTCGATGCGGCCCGCAGCCGCTCGTACAGATCGTGTTTTTGGGCGTTGGagaggccgccgcgcaagaggccctcgccgccgcagtacgcctcgccctcgcaCGGGGGCGGGGGTATCCATTTCTGGAGGCTCGCAGGAATGTCCCCTGCGCGTGCATATTTTCCCTTGCGGGGCGTAAGCAGGGGATGGGCCTCGGTAGTAAATACAAagtcgtcgagcgagacCAGGTCCGGGGGAGAAAAGAGCAGGTAGTAGTATTTGAacgtctcggcgagcgtgaAGCTTTCCATGCTGTCGGTGTGCAGGGCGGGAATAcggtgcacgtcgccgagcgccgacacgccgccggTGACGAGGCTGTGTGTCATCCACGAGGCAAACATCTGCCAGCCGCGCTCCTGCCACACGGGGTCGCCGGTGAGGCGCCACATGTAGAACACGCTCTCGATCGTCTCGGGGCGGTTGTAGTGCGGCCCGAATCcgttgcgcacgcccgTCTGGGGAAAACcctccgcctcgccgcggtgGCGCGTGCCGTTCTCGCCCTGCTTGATCTGGTACCGGTCCGTGTCGCGGGGCCGAAAGAAGATGATTTCCTCCGGCCCCATACCGGTGCGCGAGCCGTTGTATGCCCAATAGCACGTCTCGGTgaggcgccgagcgacatTCATATCGGTCGTGCGGTGCGGCAAGAGACGCGCGCCTAGGCCCATCATGCCGCCCGCAAAGCagccgaggtgctcgagcttggGCTCGTACCGCGCGTTGGGGCCCCACGTCTCGGTGATGATCGCAAGCGACGGCGCGTTCGGCACGACTTCCACGTCCTTGATCAGGTACTCGATCGCCGAGTCGATCGCGTCGCTGTACATCCGCGGGtactgcgcgaggcggccgccgagcagctggtGCTCCTTGATGAGGTACTCGTAGTACGAGTCCGCCTGCCCTCCGAACGTGTACTTGCCGctgagcgcgagcgactcCGGATAGACTCGCGTGGAGACCAGCGTGCCCATCCGGCTCTTTTTCGTAATGTTCCGGTCAAAGTAGTCGgtgacgcgctgcacgcggtcAAAGTAGGTACGATTGCCGGTCACCTGCCAGAGGCGCgtgagctcgaggagcatgCTGCCTGCCTCGGCCAGCACGATGCTCTCGTGGTGCCCCCGCGGCTTCTTGGCCGTGTAGTTGGCCGGGTCGTCGATCTTCATGCGCCCGACCGGGAGGCCACTCAGCGTATCAAACGCAGGCAAGatgagctgcgcgagctcctctGCGCGATCGAGCATCAGATTGTCGCCGGTGAGGTCGTACGCGGAcagcaggccgccgaggtaCCGGATCGCCGTCTCAAATACCGGCACGCGCCCATCCGAATTTCCGTACGCACTGCGCTCTCCGCCGACATAGTGAAAGTTGACATCGTGGACGTGGTGCCGCGCGAGGTTGTACTCGTCGTGCAGGCCCATCACCAGCAGGGTATCAAGTGCATCGACAATCGTCGCGCCCCATCCATTAAAGTTGTTGTTCGGCCGCATCGACACGGGCCGCAGCTCGTCAGCGCCCCACGCGTGCTCCTTGTACCCCTGCCAAGCGCGCACAAACGCGTTGCGCACCATCGTCTGGCGCGACGCCAGCATCGCATCGCGCCCGTGGTCGTTCGCCTGCCCCGAGTGGCGGTGGGGGTGCGTAAAGGCGTACTGGACCCTGGgcaccggctcgggcgtgcgcatcaGCTCGGaaagcggcggcgaccaCGCATCGtacggcgcagggcgccaGTCAGCCCCCAGCGGCTGCTTGtccgggcgcgccgcatcctctgccgaggaccgcgagCCGTTCTCCTTGCGCGTCCACGGAAAGATCTTCCAGGACTTGGGCGGCAGCGAGGGTGCCCTgatcggccgcggcgggggTACGAGCGGGGGCACGttctcgagcagcagcatCTGCTTGCTTGGTATTTCGCCGCGGTGGGGATCGCCTTTGGTGTACAGAGTCGACAGCGGGCGCCCGCGCATGCTCTCAGGGATGTGGGGGGGGAACGCGTCCTCCCCCAGCGTCACATTGCTCTGCGGATCGATGGCCGCGGCAGGGTAGTCCGACATGTCGAACGACGCAAAGGGGCTACGCCGCGGGGTCGGCAGACCGTCCGAGGCCATGTGCTCATGCACAAACAGCACGACACGCGCAAATAGAAATACAAGTATCAACAAGAGGCATATCCTCACAGCCTTTCGTCGGACCATGTGCCGTATGAGGGCACTCGTCGGCGACTCCATCGCAGAAAACGGTcaggacgccgcgcgccaagcTTCTCCACATCTACGAAAATACGCGGGGCCACACCGAGGGCAGTTGATGCATGGTGGAGACGGTGACGATGCCGTCGGGCTGCGTGTACGCCTCGTTGCTGGGATGTAGCTCGTCGTAATACACTGGGTCAGTAGTAAGACGTACCGCACGACTGCcagccgagcgcatgggccgtgcgcacatTGTTCAGGCTATCGTCGACAAAGTAGtggtgcgcgtcgctccgcgcgccgaccgccgcctcggccgccgagtAGAATTCGCGCTCGGGCTTGCAGGAGCTGGTGAGTCATGCGACGTACAAATCAGTGATCGTATAGTCGCAGTACACGACGCCCTGCACGAGCTTATCGAGCTGGAGCAAGGAGAGAACACGCAGggcgtgctgcgtgagcaTCGCGACGTACCCGCTTGTACGCGTTCGTCAGTGCGTACACGCGCACTTTTTTGCggtcgatgcggcgcaggagcgcaatGAGCGCAGGGTCCGGGTGCAAGATCTCCTCGAGCgggagcgcgccgtcgcactTTTCGTCGTAGTCCATCGGGTCGATGGTGTGGTGCTTCACGAGGCCGCGGATCGCGAGGCCGTACTCTTTGTAGTAGTGCatgtgcagcgcctcggcctcgtccttATCCAGGCCCAGCGTCCGGAAGTAGTCGCGGATAAGCACCGCCATCTGGTCGGCAAtcctgcgtcagcgcaGGCACGTACCGCGTCTCGACCTGGGAGTACAGCGTATTGTCTGGTGAGAGAAGCGACGTACCAATATCCAGCCAAAGGATAGTGTCTgcatcgcgcgcatcgacaTACTCGGCCAACGGAAGGAAGCCCACGCACGCCGTCCACGGGCGTTCCAGCGCCCCGGCCATGATGGTGTGGAGGGAAAGCACGGGCCGCTTCCTGCCGCGATGGCCGCACGGGAGGAGCTTACCTTGCTAGTGACTGTCGGCAGCACGCGTTtcgacgcgctggtcgcgcgcgtgcaggacgacgacgtgctgcaGGCCATCGGCAGCCTGGCGCCCAACGCGCGCGTCCTGCTCCAGTACGGCAGGAGCGACGTGCGTcctcctgcgcacgccAAGCCCACCATCGTgcacggcgtcgaggcgctggtaTATACAATGGACAACGTGCACGTCTACCTATTTCGCTATGCGCCGAGTCTGCAGGCGTTCATGGACGCGTCCGACATGGTCGTCGCCCACGGCGGTGCGTAGCGTATTTTCTCTGACCCAGGCGCGGGCACGATCCTCGAGGCCCTGCGTACGCCGTCGCATCCCCGTGTGATGGTTGTCCCGAACGCGTCGCTGATGGACGACCACCAGCGCGAACTCGCGGACACAATGGCACCGGACTATtgcctgctcggcgacctgaCGTACGCCGCTCTGCTTACCCAGGTCGCTTCCTACACAGCTCTCTACGCTAGCGACGCGCACTTTTGCGCGCTTCCCGAACCGTAGACaagacgcgctgcacgccgtcgtcctcggcgctTGGGGCGCCTGACTGTCCCCACACACCTGTACACACCTCCACTTCCCACCGTCTTGGGCACCAGCGGGATGGACGATAGCAAAAGCAGCGCCTCCAAGGCGTCGCTCTTTTTGCGCTCGTTTCGCTCGCGCACTGCGTCGTCCACGCAGCCGTCGGTCCCTGAGGCGGGAAACGATGTGCGCGTGCTGAATGGCACCATGCTTGCGGACATACATAGTGCgatcgatgcgctgctccagACCAAGCCGGATGCGCCGGAGCGCCCGCCGCAGCTCCGGTTTTTGATCGAGACGCTACGGAAACACACCGAGAATGAGGGGGTACTGCTTGACcctgcgacggcgacgccgctTGTCTCGTCGCTCACCGTACTCTGCTCGCGGCTGATGCGGCCCAAGTACGCGCTGGACGTGCGCTTGGGTACTTgcgagctgctcaccgCCACACTCAAGTATGCAGAAGAGAGCACGGCGCGGTCAGGCAtgccggcgcacgacgccgctgcgctcaCAGGTTGGAACGCGACGATGCCGGCGCATGTGCTCAGCGCGCTCGATCGCGCTTTGCTCTTTAAGCTTATCGTGGGGCTCCGTGACGATAAGGACTGGGaggccgcagcgctcgtGAGCGATCCAGGGCGCGCTATCTACACGCTCTCGTGCCAGCTCACTGCTTTGCAGGCACTCTCGCGCGACGGACGCGACATCCTCGCCTTTCGCGAGATCATTGTCGTGCTCACGCAGTGGATCGGGCCGGCGTGGGGGTGTATCATGCATCTGCGTTCGCTGGAGCACTCTCCGGAGCACCACAGCTTGCTCACGACGAGCGAGCAATGCGCCTACACGGTGCTGCACCTCATGGCGGCCGTGATCAAGTTCCACGCCTCGCGCCTGTCCTGCGACCAGctccaggcggcgctgctgagTGTCACGCAGCTGATCCTCGAACCGTCGGTCCCGTCGTCGACGGCAGACGAGGGAGTGACTGCGGACGAGATCAGCCCTCCCGTCGGCGACTCGCTCACGCACGGCTTCTCCTACTACGGCCTCGAGGTAATGAGCCCATACTTtagcacgccgcgcctcaAGGCGACCGCGCAGCCGCTTCCGGAAAAGCGGGCGCAGTCGCAGGAACGCGCCTCGGAGTGGGTCACGACCGTGAGCGACGCCAAGATGCCCGAGCTCAAAGAGAGCGATGTACGGGCGCTCGTCCGGGTGCCGGACGCGGCGATCTGCTTTGCGTTCCTCCCTCCTGCGTGCATCACGCCGATCGTGCACGCCATGTGCCGCGCACAGGGCCTGCCGGCGCTCCGCGTGGATGCCGATGCACTGCTTACCACGCTGCAGTTACGCCGCGACGGCATGCAGGGCGAAATGTGGGCCTTTCTCACAAATCTCTTGCGCAGCCACTGCGCCAACTCGGTGCTGCGGACCGTGTGCCAGCTCTTGTGGCCACGCAAGAACAAGGAGGCATGGATGGATCTGCCGTTTGCCTcgacgcagcagcgcgccgagccgtcggtgctggtcggcgcgctcctctttCTGCACGCAGCGTTGATCTGGGCGGCGGAAGACCGCCTCGAGAACGGCATGCAAAAGTCACGCACCGGAAAGGACGACGGTGCCACGACGCTCCTGTCGCTCCCTGCGATTGCCGGTGCGGTCCAGGGCGCGCTCGAAAAGGATATCGCGGTGCTGGACCTCGCGACGGTCTTGTTCCTCGACGACTACCtgcccgagcgccgcgtggaTATGGGTGCGCGTGTCGAcccgctgctcgagccgcgcgtgcgccaggcgccggtgccgctcTGCACGCTCTTTCGCGAGAACGACGTGCAGGCCGACTGGGACTTGCTGCTGGACCTGCAGGTCCTTGCGAAGCGCCACATGGCTGTGTGGAAGAGCGCCCagggcgcgcggccgacgccctcgtcgacgaTCTCGATCATCATCATCCACATCCTCGTCGAGATCCTCTCTGGCACGCCGGTCGactcgcgcgagagcgagcaggtggccggcgtgcgcgaccgGACCGTGGCTGCGATGCCGCACCTGTCCTCGCTCTTCTGGTcgctggcgccgctgctgcccgACCATGTGATGGTGGACATGGTGCTCCAAAACCGGCAGCACCACGCCTACGTCCCCAGCTCGCCCGACTGGATCGAGAATACGGTGGAGCTTGTGAATACCTTTTATCCCCCGCAGCTGCACGCAAGCACGCCGGCGATCGCGCCCATGGCGCGATTCGAAGTCGTTCAGCTGATCAGCAACATGTACGACGCAGTGCAAGACATGCCGCAGTTCCGCAACGAAATGATCGAGCAGGTGGTCGTcccgctgctcgagcgtgcgctgtgCCTCGAAAACAGCCCCGAGATCGAAgcgatgctgcgcgccaTGCTGCGCCACGCGGCGACCGTCTCGGCGTTTGACGCGTCTGTCGGCCAGGGCCAGCCTTTTACGCGCCTACGCCACGTCCTGGTCGAGAGCATCCACCGCGCCCAAGGCCTCGACGCGACGaccgagcgcaagcaggcACGGGCGCAGCATTCGCGGCAGCAGTCGCTGGGGCCGAGCAACATGaatgtcgcgcgcgagacgcaggCACGTATTCAGCGTGCGAtccgctcggtgcgcgacaTGGTCACCATTTTCTACCAGTTGTCGTTTGCTTTGCCGAACGCGGCAGTGATGCTTCCGTACGACGTAcacgactcggacgaggtgcgcgaccgtgcgcaggcGTGCAGTGTGTCGCTCTTCCGCGATctgctcgtgctcgtgcaGTGCAACGACTCGTTCAACCTCACGAGCAGCGGCATCTCGATGAgcggcaccggcgacgtacgcgcgGAGCACACCTCGaccgatgcgcgcgcgccctACACGATGCACATCCCGACGCAAGTGCGCCTGGTCATCCTCCAGTGGCTgatgcgcctgcgtgcggaCCGCCACCACCAAATTTATTTTGTGCACAATGTCGACAAGGACGTTGAACCGCTCGCCCAGCTCAtccagcgcaccgacgagcgcgaagagcgggggcgagcgcgcgacgagcgcctggcgccCGAGACAcgcggccgctcgcgcgcacgcgagccgagcggcgagcgtggGTGCAGCGAACGGCGGGCGGAGCCGCGCGAACgcagtgcgtcgcgcgcgccagacGCCCCGATGCTCTGGAGCGTCCCCGAGACGCTCCAGGTCGACCTGCCCGACGAGGGGTGGCCCAGCACCCTCTGGAAGGTGTATGCAcacgagcacgtcgacaaTGAGCTGCCTGCTCACGAGCCTGGGGCCGGTGAGCCGCTCGTCATGCCCACGTCCGAGTATCTCGGCGTGTTGATTAACCTGTTGCAGAGTGAGGCGGACTGGGAGATGGTGTCGTATATTATTGCGCACCTGCCTGCGCAGCTGAGTAACAAGCCGTGCTTCTGCGGTCCCCACACACGCGAGCAGATCTCGGCGCTGAGCGACTTGCTTTGCACGTTGCTTCTCCAGCAGAAACAGTTCTCCAACCTGATCCTGCCCGAGGACGTGAAGCGCACCGACATGTACGCAGTCGTGTACGCGACGATGATGGTGCTTGTGAGCTACCGGCGCCTCCTCTCGCGTAcgcagcacgacgagctgctcgaggcgtttATCGCCGGCTTGACCAAGTCGCAAAACACCGCGCAGCCCTGCGTGCGTGCCTTGGTCGTCGCGAGCTACGAGCTGCAAAAGTCCTttacgcgcctcgtcgcgggtGTCCTCGTGAAGCTCTCGACAATCATGTCGTCGATGACGGTGAGCGTGCacatcctcgagctgcttgtcGAGATCAGTGGGTCGCCCGCGCTCTACGCCAACTTTACCGAGTCGGACTACAAGCGGGTGTTTGGTATCGCTCTCCAGTACATCCAGTACCACCAGAGCTCGGCAGCAAGTTCGCGCGAGGATATCCGCTCGAGTCCTGCCAAGTTCTCCTTGTCGCAGTACGTCATGATGCTGGCGTACAGCAACATTGCGCAGTGGTTTAtcacgctgcgcctcaGCGACCGCGCCAAGCATGTGCCGTACATCACGCGCGGCCTGATGCTCGCGAACGAGGGCCGCGAGAAGCTGACCGACCAGACGTTTGTGTGCCTCGACTTCCTTGCGCGCTTTACATACAGCAACGCGCAGTCAAAGCCTACTCGCTCGCTGATTCGCTTCCTCGTCACTAGCTCGGATCCGACGCAGAAAAAGGCGCCCAACGCGGACTCGAATGCGTCGCAGACATGGGTCATGGGCAAGGGGCTCGTGACCATCACCTCGCTTCGCCGTGCTGGGtggctcgagctcgtggtgcgccgcccatCGGGCACGACGTCTATGGTCGCCAAGCTCGAAAACgagccgtcggcgaccctcgtcgacgaagagcgcatggccgaggcgctgcccaagacgctcgcgcggaCGCGCGCACTGAGTGCCTTGTCGCTCCCGTCGCGTACCGCCCCTTCTCCGCTGACGCACTCGGAGTTCTACAAGGACAAGGACAGCGAGGTGCGACGCAAGTTTCcgggcgccttggccaAGGAGCGCCCAGCGCAAGAAAAGCCAGCCGagacgcccgcgcccgcgcccgaaGCCGAGGCACCCGCGTCCGCAGCGCAGGATACGAGTTCGTCGACGGCCAGTGCCGCGCGCAACCGTGAGAATGCCATGAACCCAGCGTAtttcgcgctgcagctgaGCGCTTTTCCGGATATGGTGGTGGACAAAGCTCCGATTCGTCTGCCGGCAGAGCCGGCGACCGACCGCCTGCTTCGCGCGATCGACTTGACGCCCGTGTACGACTTCCACAAAATCGGTGTGCTCTACGCTGGCTTCCAACAGACCACCGAGAAGGAGATCCTGAGCAACACGCATGGATCGTCGGCGTACATGAAGTTTTTGTcgcgtctcggcgacctgGTCCCGCTGCGTGGGCAGGAGGATGTGTACACAGGTGGCTTGGACCGCCAGGAGGACGAGCACGGAAAGTACGCGTACGTGTGGAAGGACAATATCAAGCAAATCGTGTATCACACTGCGACGCTGATGCCGAACCGCCCCACGGACCCGAATCACTCAGCCAAAAAGGCACTGATCGGTAACGATTGGGTGCACATTATCTTTAACGAAGCGAACCAGCCCTACGAATTTGGAACGATTGCAAGTCAATTCAACTTTGTGAATATCGTGATTTCTCCTCACTCGAAGCTCAAGAATGGCGTCGAGGCGTACGAGGTGAATGACGACATGTTCTGTACGTCTTCTTTTTTTTGCTTACCCAGTCTTCGTGGAACTCCAGCGCCGCCCCGGCCTCCCAGACTTCTCACCGGTGGGCAACGGCAAACTGGTCTCGTTCGGTGCTCTGCCGCGCTTTGTGCGCAACCTTGCGATGCACTGCGACCTGATGAGCCAGATTTACCTTGACACGGGAGAGTCCATGGTGCCGTACACCAGCAACTGGGTCACCAGGTTGCACCATGTCGAGCGCTACCGTgccaagctcgaggcggGTCGCCTGGAGGCAGATCAAACGGACATGGATCCGGCTGTGGACCAGCGCGACTATACCCGGTTGTTTGACAACTATTAATAGCTGAACGCACATATCTTCAGTCTGTTTAGGATAAAAAAACATTCTACAACTTGCTGAGCacagcgtcggcggccgactGCGACAGCTCGCCCTTGTCCTCAGCAAAGTATTCAATCTTGAGGTCGTTAATGACCAGCGCGTAGCGTGCGGTACGAGTACCAAAGCCCTTGTCGCTcaggtcgagcgtcgcaccAAGACCGTGCGAGAAGGCGGCGTTCACATCCGAGGCAAAGATGGGCTCCTCCTTGCCACCCTCACGGACACCCCAGGCGCTCATCACAAAGGGGTCGTTCGCGGCAATGAcggcgacctcgtcgacgccctTCGCCTTGAACTCCTTCAGCTTCTCCACGTAGGGAGGAATGTGGTTCACATGGCAGGTGGGAGTGAAGGCACCGGGCACCGACACAATCACCACCTTCTTGCCCTTCCAGCGGTCGTGCGACTGGAAGGTAGTGGGGACACCGCAGGCCTTGCCCGAGTCGAGCTCAGGGGCCCAGGGCACGTATGAGAAGGTCGTGTTGGGGACAGTAGAACCTTGGGTAGCAGACTACGTTAGtactcgcggcgcacgtaccATTGTGGCAAGTGGGCAGGAGTCCAACGCCGTCGGGCGCCCTTTATCCCCACCGTCCGTGCGCGTCCCCGCCTCCATAATGATGACTAAACATGGAATCTTCTCCGCGGTTCACTCCACGATCGGCGCACGGGTGGCGTGCCCGACGTGTGACCGGGGCAGTGTGCGCCCGGGCCAAGCGTCATTGCCCATGTACCCGAAAGCCACGGATCCCATACTAGTTCTGAGTCCCTCTCCCCTAGTAGAACAAAAAAGTATTATAGTTGAGGCTTGTTGATGCTATAGAACAAACAGCCTATTGAACCTCGCGACTCTTCCTTTAGACCTTGGTCAGGATAGTGTCGATCGAGGCGTTCTGCAGAGCGCCAGTGTCGCCCTCGTCCGACTGCAAGTATGTTAGTATTTCGTCCCACCGCCGCGAGATACATACAGCAAAGTCGACCACCTTGAGGTCATCAACTGCAATGTGTTAGCACGATGCATAGAAAACAAAATACGTACTGATCAGAGCGTAGCGGGCAGTGCGCTCGCCCATCTTCTTGAAGCTCAGGTCGATGGTGGCACCGAGCTGATCGGTCAGTATTAACAAATACGTACAGCCTTCGAGAAGTCAAGGTCGATGTCGGTAGCAAACACGACCTTGTCCTGGGCATGGTTGAAGGTGCCCCAGGCGCTCATGACGTAGGGGTCGTTCGAGGCGATCACGTAGACACCGTCGACACCCTTGGCCTTGAGCTCATCCGAGCGCTTGACCAGCGGGGGGATGTGCTGCTGGTGGCAGATCGGGGTGTAAGCACCGGGGATGGACACAACCACGATCTTCTTGCCCTTCCACTCCTTGTGAGTCTCAAAGGTGGTGGGGATACCGCAGACGGCACCAGAGTCAAGCTCCGGAGTCCAGGGAATGTAACCGAAGGTGGTGTTAGGAATCTCAGCGCCCTTAGCAGTAGCCTGAGTGTTAGCTCTCATTTTTGTCTGTAGGGACACCCACCATTGTTAGTGATAGGAAG
This is a stretch of genomic DNA from Malassezia japonica chromosome 3, complete sequence. It encodes these proteins:
- the TSC2 gene encoding Tuberous sclerosis 2-like protein (TransMembrane:2 (o1169-1187i1231-1253o); COG:D; COG:T; EggNog:ENOG503NW6I) → MDDSKSSASKASLFLRSFRSRTASSTQPSVPEAGNDVRVLNGTMLADIHSAIDALLQTKPDAPERPPQLRFLIETLRKHTENEGVLLDPATATPLVSSLTVLCSRLMRPKYALDVRLGTCELLTATLKYAEESTARSGMPAHDAAALTGWNATMPAHVLSALDRALLFKLIVGLRDDKDWEAAALVSDPGRAIYTLSCQLTALQALSRDGRDILAFREIIVVLTQWIGPAWGCIMHLRSLEHSPEHHSLLTTSEQCAYTVLHLMAAVIKFHASRLSCDQLQAALLSVTQLILEPSVPSSTADEGVTADEISPPVGDSLTHGFSYYGLEVMSPYFSTPRLKATAQPLPEKRAQSQERASEWVTTVSDAKMPELKESDVRALVRVPDAAICFAFLPPACITPIVHAMCRAQGLPALRVDADALLTTLQLRRDGMQGEMWAFLTNLLRSHCANSVLRTVCQLLWPRKNKEAWMDLPFASTQQRAEPSVLVGALLFLHAALIWAAEDRLENGMQKSRTGKDDGATTLLSLPAIAGAVQGALEKDIAVLDLATVLFLDDYLPERRVDMGARVDPLLEPRVRQAPVPLCTLFRENDVQADWDLLLDLQVLAKRHMAVWKSAQGARPTPSSTISIIIIHILVEILSGTPVDSRESEQVAGVRDRTVAAMPHLSSLFWSLAPLLPDHVMVDMVLQNRQHHAYVPSSPDWIENTVELVNTFYPPQLHASTPAIAPMARFEVVQLISNMYDAVQDMPQFRNEMIEQVVVPLLERALCLENSPEIEAMLRAMLRHAATVSAFDASVGQGQPFTRLRHVLVESIHRAQGLDATTERKQARAQHSRQQSLGPSNMNVARETQARIQRAIRSVRDMVTIFYQLSFALPNAAVMLPYDVHDSDEVRDRAQACSVSLFRDLLVLVQCNDSFNLTSSGISMSGTGDVRAEHTSTDARAPYTMHIPTQVRLVILQWLMRLRADRHHQIYFVHNVDKDVEPLAQLIQRTDEREERGRARDERLAPETRGRSRAREPSGERGCSERRAEPRERSASRAPDAPMLWSVPETLQVDLPDEGWPSTLWKVYAHEHVDNELPAHEPGAGEPLVMPTSEYLGVLINLLQSEADWEMVSYIIAHLPAQLSNKPCFCGPHTREQISALSDLLCTLLLQQKQFSNLILPEDVKRTDMYAVVYATMMVLVSYRRLLSRTQHDELLEAFIAGLTKSQNTAQPCVRALVVASYELQKSFTRLVAGVLVKLSTIMSSMTVSVHILELLVEISGSPALYANFTESDYKRVFGIALQYIQYHQSSAASSREDIRSSPAKFSLSQYVMMLAYSNIAQWFITLRLSDRAKHVPYITRGLMLANEGREKLTDQTFVCLDFLARFTYSNAQSKPTRSLIRFLVTSSDPTQKKAPNADSNASQTWVMGKGLVTITSLRRAGWLELVVRRPSGTTSMVAKLENEPSATLVDEERMAEALPKTLARTRALSALSLPSRTAPSPLTHSEFYKDKDSEVRRKFPGALAKERPAQEKPAETPAPAPEAEAPASAAQDTSSSTASAARNRENAMNPAYFALQLSAFPDMVVDKAPIRLPAEPATDRLLRAIDLTPVYDFHKIGVLYAGFQQTTEKEILSNTHGSSAYMKFLSRLGDLVPLRGQEDVYTGGLDRQEDEHGKYAYVWKDNIKQIVYHTATLMPNRPTDPNHSAKKALIGNDWVHIIFNEANQPYEFGTIASQFNFVNIVISPHSKLKNGVEAYEVNDDMFFFVELQRRPGLPDFSPVGNGKLVSFGALPRFVRNLAMHCDLMSQIYLDTGESMVPYTSNWVTRLHHVERYRAKLEAGRLEADQTDMDPAVDQRDYTRLFDNY
- the AHP1_1 gene encoding peroxiredoxin type-2 (COG:O; EggNog:ENOG503P4XY) — encoded protein: MSATQGSTVPNTTFSYVPWAPELDSGKACGVPTTFQSHDRWKGKKVVIVSVPGAFTPTCHVNHIPPYVEKLKEFKAKGVDEVAVIAANDPFVMSAWGVREGGKEEPIFASDVNAAFSHGLGATLDLSDKGFGTRTARYALVINDLKIEYFAEDKGELSQSAADAVLSKL